One genomic window of Roseateles sp. DAIF2 includes the following:
- a CDS encoding rod-binding protein, which yields MSIENSLQGPALGVQTDEAARLRQRATDAAVKFEAFFIKQMMGQMRSATRVLADEDSPLKNKVNEDMLDLADGLVADAMAGQRAFGIADLMLKQILPAAGLSAAPAGSPSPGEAVASQPPAPSRNQP from the coding sequence ATGAGCATCGAGAATTCCCTGCAGGGCCCGGCGCTGGGCGTACAGACCGACGAGGCGGCCCGGTTGCGCCAGCGCGCCACCGACGCCGCGGTCAAGTTCGAGGCCTTCTTCATCAAGCAGATGATGGGCCAGATGCGCTCGGCGACCCGGGTGCTGGCCGACGAGGACAGCCCGCTGAAGAACAAGGTCAACGAGGACATGCTGGACCTGGCCGACGGCCTGGTGGCCGATGCGATGGCCGGGCAGCGCGCCTTCGGCATCGCCGACCTGATGCTCAAGCAGATCCTGCCGGCCGCCGGTTTAAGTGCCGCGCCCGCCGGGTCGCCTTCCCCCGGTGAAGCGGTGGCGTCCCAGCCGCCCGCGCCGAGCCGGAACCAGCCATGA
- a CDS encoding CBS domain-containing protein, whose product MPTVAEIMSTDVRVVEPQDSLRHAAALMSELNVGALPVCSGRALLGMVTDRDIAVRGVASGLVPDEACVSDVMSAGTLWCTEDQDTEEVQRLMGQAQVRRLPVINLDKELVGIVSLGDLALRQPGPVDRTVREISEPPGG is encoded by the coding sequence ATGCCCACCGTTGCCGAAATCATGTCCACCGATGTGCGGGTGGTCGAACCCCAGGACAGCCTGCGCCATGCCGCGGCGCTGATGAGCGAGCTGAATGTCGGCGCGCTGCCGGTCTGCAGCGGCCGGGCCCTGCTGGGCATGGTGACCGACCGCGACATCGCGGTGCGCGGTGTCGCCAGCGGCCTGGTGCCGGACGAGGCCTGCGTCTCGGACGTGATGAGCGCCGGCACCCTGTGGTGCACCGAGGATCAGGACACCGAGGAGGTGCAACGCCTGATGGGTCAGGCCCAGGTGCGGCGCCTGCCGGTGATCAATCTGGACAAGGAGCTGGTGGGCATCGTCTCGCTGGGCGACCTGGCGCTGCGCCAGCCCGGCCCGGTGGACCGTACGGTGCGCGAGATCTCGGAGCCGCCGGGCGGCTGA
- the rpoN gene encoding RNA polymerase factor sigma-54, with amino-acid sequence MAPMMDLHSAQKQQQAISPRLQHAVRLLQMSSLDFAALVQEQLGRNPFLEVEDGDGGPAGQADAEAADSGFDIPFDEREPWRGEGSAAPRRAEDEELAALERMPEPTSLKMHLQGQLNVLSLPARDLLLASIIVESLDADGYLRSPLPELAEVAELLPPADPAEMQIALKRVQALDPAGVGARSVAECLELQLPAIDCPLTRELAGLIVTQHLPMLAARDVMGLAHALRATPARIEAVCRRLRRLDPHPGWRYETAQPPYVLPDVLTRRVRGQWRVLLNPAVVPRVRFNQVYAELFQRHRARGDGEMASHLQEARWTVRNVEQRFATILDVAAAIVRRQRHFLEFGAMAMKPLALREIADEVGVHESTVSRVTNNKYMATPAGVYELKYFFSRPLLSRNGSACSGTAIRGLIKDLIEAEVPQAPLSDAEIARQLGQQGLMVARRTVTKYRQMLRIEAVERRRSHA; translated from the coding sequence ATGGCCCCGATGATGGATCTGCACAGCGCCCAGAAACAGCAGCAGGCGATCTCGCCGCGCCTGCAGCATGCGGTGCGCCTGCTGCAGATGTCCTCGCTGGACTTCGCGGCCCTGGTCCAGGAGCAGCTGGGGCGCAATCCCTTCCTGGAGGTCGAGGACGGCGATGGCGGCCCCGCCGGTCAGGCCGATGCCGAGGCCGCCGACAGCGGCTTCGACATCCCCTTCGATGAACGCGAACCCTGGCGCGGCGAGGGCTCGGCAGCGCCGCGCCGCGCCGAGGATGAGGAGCTCGCCGCGCTCGAGCGGATGCCCGAGCCGACCTCGCTGAAGATGCATCTGCAGGGCCAGCTGAACGTTCTGAGCCTGCCGGCGCGCGACCTGCTGCTGGCCAGCATCATTGTCGAGTCGCTGGATGCCGACGGCTATCTGCGCAGCCCGCTGCCGGAGCTGGCCGAGGTGGCCGAGCTGCTGCCGCCGGCCGATCCGGCCGAGATGCAGATCGCGCTGAAGCGGGTGCAGGCGCTGGACCCCGCCGGCGTCGGCGCGCGCAGCGTGGCCGAATGCCTGGAGCTGCAGCTGCCGGCGATCGACTGCCCGCTGACCCGCGAGCTGGCCGGCCTGATCGTGACTCAGCACCTGCCGATGCTGGCGGCGCGCGACGTGATGGGCCTGGCCCATGCGCTGCGCGCCACGCCCGCGCGCATCGAGGCGGTGTGCCGGCGTCTGCGCCGGCTCGACCCGCATCCCGGCTGGCGCTATGAGACCGCGCAGCCGCCCTATGTGCTGCCCGATGTGCTGACGCGCCGGGTGCGCGGGCAGTGGCGGGTGCTGCTGAACCCGGCGGTGGTGCCGCGCGTGCGCTTCAACCAGGTCTATGCCGAGCTGTTCCAGCGCCACCGCGCGCGGGGCGACGGCGAGATGGCCAGCCATCTGCAGGAGGCGCGCTGGACGGTGCGCAATGTCGAGCAGCGTTTCGCCACCATCCTCGACGTGGCGGCCGCGATCGTGCGGCGCCAGCGTCATTTCCTGGAGTTCGGCGCGATGGCGATGAAGCCGCTGGCGCTGCGCGAGATCGCCGACGAGGTCGGCGTGCATGAGTCCACCGTCTCGCGCGTCACCAACAACAAGTACATGGCGACGCCGGCCGGCGTCTACGAGCTGAAGTACTTCTTCTCGCGCCCGCTGCTGAGCCGCAACGGCAGCGCCTGCTCGGGCACCGCGATCCGCGGCCTGATCAAGGACCTGATCGAGGCCGAGGTGCCGCAGGCACCGCTGTCCGATGCCGAGATCGCGCGCCAGCTGGGCCAGCAGGGCCTGATGGTGGCGCGCCGCACCGTCACCAAGTACCGCCAGATGCTGCGCATCGAGGCGGTGGAGCGGCGCCGCAGCCATGCCTGA
- the flgL gene encoding flagellar hook-associated protein FlgL, whose amino-acid sequence MRIASNQYHATMNTALQAANSGLAQVMQQMASGNRIQVPSDDTIATVRLARLSREESALGQFRDNIGALQSRLRTSEVTLGSMEQDMMMARDLLVWAADGGNTPEDLKAMSASLATLRDSLFHVANSKNAEGRYLFSGTATLTDTVLFNGGAAAGSRYSAGAGINADLQQVSVGTDITVAGNVPLNGYYDFLNKLDLVVTDLAAGNPISSAPLTDLDNAMNDVSGKISELGRRQNILQTLDDNHASVSLSNKQSALDLGALDYAEASVRLNSYTLAVQATQKAYAKVSNLSLFNVL is encoded by the coding sequence ATGCGTATCGCCAGCAACCAGTACCACGCGACGATGAACACCGCGCTGCAGGCCGCCAACAGCGGCCTGGCGCAGGTGATGCAGCAGATGGCCTCGGGCAACCGCATCCAGGTGCCCTCCGACGACACCATCGCCACGGTGCGCCTGGCGCGCCTGTCGCGCGAGGAGTCGGCGCTGGGCCAGTTCCGCGACAACATCGGCGCCCTGCAAAGCAGGCTGCGCACCAGCGAGGTGACCCTGGGCAGCATGGAGCAGGACATGATGATGGCGCGCGACCTGCTGGTCTGGGCCGCCGACGGCGGCAACACGCCGGAGGATCTGAAGGCCATGTCGGCCTCGCTGGCCACCCTGCGCGACAGCCTGTTCCATGTCGCCAACAGCAAGAACGCCGAGGGCCGCTACCTGTTCTCCGGCACCGCCACCCTGACCGACACAGTGCTCTTCAACGGCGGCGCCGCCGCCGGCAGCCGCTACAGCGCCGGTGCCGGCATCAATGCCGATCTGCAGCAGGTCTCGGTCGGCACCGACATCACGGTGGCCGGCAATGTGCCGCTGAACGGCTACTACGATTTCCTGAACAAGCTGGACCTGGTCGTCACCGACCTGGCCGCCGGCAACCCGATCAGCAGCGCGCCGCTGACCGATCTGGACAACGCGATGAACGACGTGTCCGGCAAGATCTCCGAACTCGGCCGGCGCCAGAACATCCTGCAGACCCTGGACGACAACCACGCCTCGGTCAGCCTGTCCAACAAGCAGTCGGCGCTGGACCTCGGCGCGCTGGACTATGCCGAGGCCTCGGTGCGCCTGAACAGCTACACCCTGGCGGTGCAGGCCACGCAGAAGGCCTATGCCAAGGTCAGCAACCTGAGCCTGTTCAACGTCCTCTGA
- the flgK gene encoding flagellar hook-associated protein FlgK, whose product MSMINNALSGAIAAQAALSTNSQNIANAMTPGYTRQGVLLNSVMSGAQGQAAAGNGVTVSALLRFADGYKSQQLWQAASNLGHFSAAQPYLNQLEKVMSDDTSNINQGLDAFFAALNAASVEPDSLPLRAQVLTSAEGLARRFNSMQQLLGTQSNAINEQQQAAAKQINGYSADIALLNKQIAAGRAAGINVSGLLDARDQRIDKLSGLVGLQVVDQPDGSTSVSLKNGQPLVIGTEAAVANIDLGTGKMSLQFANSSFEVRDADLGGQLGGLREFQRNILAPMQTQLKDLADGLVTAVNGQLAAGQDMAGNPGGALFGTVGTDGRLSINPALKPDQLAFAKAGSAAGNSENLAKLIGLRDSVIVGGVNLGDVFTQMVGKLGVQSQQNIAGQKTAKTVRDQSEENWKSTSGVNSDEEAIDLMQYKQMYEANMKVVAVANQLFDSLLAMA is encoded by the coding sequence ATGAGCATGATCAACAACGCCCTGTCGGGCGCCATCGCCGCCCAGGCGGCCCTGAGTACCAACAGCCAGAACATCGCCAACGCGATGACGCCGGGCTACACCCGCCAGGGCGTGCTCCTGAACTCGGTGATGTCCGGCGCCCAGGGCCAGGCCGCGGCCGGCAACGGCGTGACCGTCTCGGCCCTGCTGCGCTTCGCCGATGGCTACAAGTCCCAGCAGCTGTGGCAGGCAGCCTCCAATCTGGGGCATTTCAGCGCCGCCCAGCCCTATCTGAACCAGCTGGAAAAGGTGATGTCGGACGACACCTCCAACATCAACCAGGGGCTGGACGCCTTCTTCGCCGCGCTCAACGCCGCCAGCGTCGAGCCCGATTCGCTGCCGCTGCGCGCCCAGGTGCTGACCTCGGCCGAGGGCCTGGCGCGCCGCTTCAACAGCATGCAGCAGCTGCTGGGCACCCAGTCCAACGCGATCAACGAGCAGCAGCAGGCCGCGGCCAAGCAGATCAACGGCTACTCCGCCGACATCGCGCTGCTGAACAAGCAGATCGCGGCCGGCCGCGCCGCCGGCATCAATGTCTCGGGCCTGCTGGACGCGCGCGACCAGCGCATCGACAAGCTGTCCGGCCTGGTCGGCCTGCAGGTGGTCGATCAGCCCGACGGCAGCACCAGCGTCTCCCTGAAGAACGGCCAGCCGCTGGTGATCGGCACCGAGGCCGCGGTGGCCAATATCGATCTCGGCACCGGCAAGATGAGCCTGCAGTTCGCCAACAGCAGCTTCGAAGTGCGCGACGCCGACCTGGGCGGCCAGCTGGGCGGCCTGCGCGAGTTCCAGCGCAACATCCTGGCGCCGATGCAGACCCAGCTGAAGGACCTGGCCGACGGCCTGGTCACCGCGGTCAACGGCCAGCTGGCCGCCGGCCAGGACATGGCGGGCAACCCCGGCGGCGCGCTGTTCGGCACCGTCGGCACGGACGGCCGCCTGAGCATCAACCCGGCGCTGAAGCCCGATCAACTGGCCTTCGCCAAGGCCGGCAGCGCCGCCGGCAACAGCGAGAACCTGGCCAAGCTGATCGGCCTGCGCGACTCGGTGATCGTCGGTGGCGTCAACCTGGGCGATGTGTTCACCCAGATGGTCGGCAAGCTGGGCGTGCAGAGCCAACAGAACATCGCCGGCCAGAAGACCGCCAAGACGGTGCGCGACCAGTCGGAAGAGAACTGGAAGAGCACCAGCGGCGTCAACAGCGACGAAGAGGCCATCGACCTGATGCAGTACAAGCAGATGTACGAGGCCAATATGAAGGTGGTGGCGGTGGCCAACCAGCTCTTCGACAGCCTGCTGGCGATGGCCTGA
- a CDS encoding flagellar basal body P-ring protein FlgI, producing the protein MKKLLCGLLLSLAATLAQAAPRPLGQLVNIEGVRENQLLGYGLVVGLNGSGDSTQVRFAGQSVNNLLKQFGVKLPERVDAKSKNVATVMVSATFPSGYRRGQTIDVTVSSLGDAKSLRGGVLLLTQLHAADGEVYALAQGNMVVGGLSAQGQSGSSVTVNTPTTGRIPNGATVEREIETDFDSRPTVQLSLKRPSFKTATHIVDAINKRFGPETASTRDATGVEVAAPANPTQRVAFMAQLEGLNVEVGDGVPKVIFNSRTGTVVIADGVRVRPAAVSHGALKVVISEKPQVSQPQPFSQGQTQTTPQSRVAVDQGNGRMLRWPAGASLQAIVDTINSIGANPDDIMAILQALDQAGAIDGELQVI; encoded by the coding sequence ATGAAGAAACTGCTCTGCGGTCTGCTGCTGTCGCTCGCCGCCACCCTAGCCCAGGCCGCACCGCGGCCGCTCGGCCAGCTGGTCAATATCGAGGGCGTGCGCGAGAACCAGCTGCTGGGCTATGGCCTGGTGGTCGGCCTGAACGGCAGCGGCGACAGCACCCAGGTGCGCTTCGCCGGCCAGTCGGTCAACAACCTGCTGAAGCAGTTCGGCGTCAAGCTGCCCGAGCGGGTCGATGCCAAGAGCAAGAACGTCGCGACCGTGATGGTCAGCGCGACCTTCCCGAGCGGCTACCGCCGCGGCCAGACCATCGACGTCACCGTCTCCTCGCTGGGCGATGCCAAGAGCCTGCGCGGCGGCGTGCTGCTGCTGACCCAGCTGCATGCGGCCGATGGCGAGGTCTATGCGCTGGCCCAGGGCAATATGGTGGTCGGCGGCCTGTCGGCCCAAGGCCAGAGCGGCTCCAGCGTCACCGTCAACACGCCGACGACCGGCCGCATCCCGAACGGCGCCACCGTCGAGCGCGAGATCGAGACCGATTTCGACAGTCGCCCGACCGTGCAACTGAGCCTGAAGCGCCCCAGCTTCAAGACCGCGACCCATATCGTCGACGCGATCAACAAGCGCTTCGGCCCCGAGACCGCCAGCACCCGCGACGCCACCGGCGTCGAGGTCGCGGCCCCGGCGAATCCGACCCAGCGTGTCGCCTTCATGGCCCAGCTGGAGGGCCTCAATGTCGAGGTCGGCGACGGCGTGCCCAAGGTGATCTTCAACTCGCGCACCGGCACCGTCGTGATCGCCGACGGCGTGCGCGTGCGCCCGGCGGCCGTCTCGCATGGCGCGCTGAAGGTCGTGATCAGCGAGAAGCCCCAGGTCAGCCAGCCCCAGCCCTTCAGCCAGGGGCAGACCCAGACCACGCCGCAGTCGCGCGTCGCGGTCGACCAGGGCAACGGCCGCATGCTGCGCTGGCCGGCCGGCGCCAGCCTGCAGGCCATCGTCGACACGATCAACAGCATCGGCGCCAATCCGGACGACATCATGGCGATCCTGCAGGCGCTGGACCAGGCCGGCGCGATCGACGGCGAACTGCAAGTGATCTGA